A region from the Sphingopyxis lindanitolerans genome encodes:
- a CDS encoding NAD(P)H-dependent flavin oxidoreductase translates to MQSPICTMLGIEFPLLAFSHCRDVVVAVSKAGGMGVFGAASLPPERLEEELAWIDAHIGGRPYGVDLIVPNSFAGKGEAPTANAAKIPESHLRFAADLLGKFDVDAAGLEDAMAARQSFGDNMHEDGAARLLEVAFRHPIALIANALGVPPPLMLELGKRHNVPVAALVGTRDHALVQVRAGVDILVVAGGEAGGHCGEVATMVLVPEVAAAVEAVGATTPILAAGGIVTGRQMAAAMAMGAHGAWTGSVWLTTAEAETNPVVKEKMLAATARDTVRSKSRTGKPSRQLRSPWTDAWEAEGAPRPLPMPLQSLVSEPALRKIDKLSEGGHEGAKALATYWVGQGVGLMNEAMGAGQVVQAFKEDWIAACERLNAFVGD, encoded by the coding sequence ATGCAATCCCCCATCTGCACGATGCTCGGCATCGAATTTCCCCTGCTCGCCTTCTCGCACTGCCGCGACGTCGTCGTCGCGGTGTCGAAAGCCGGCGGCATGGGCGTGTTCGGCGCCGCGTCGCTGCCGCCCGAACGGCTCGAGGAAGAGCTGGCGTGGATCGACGCGCATATCGGCGGGCGCCCCTATGGCGTCGACCTGATCGTCCCCAACAGTTTCGCCGGCAAGGGCGAGGCGCCGACGGCCAATGCCGCGAAAATCCCCGAATCGCACCTCCGCTTCGCCGCCGACTTGCTCGGCAAGTTCGACGTCGATGCGGCGGGCCTCGAAGACGCGATGGCGGCGCGCCAGAGCTTTGGCGACAATATGCACGAGGACGGCGCGGCGCGGCTGCTCGAGGTCGCGTTCCGCCACCCGATCGCGCTGATCGCCAACGCGCTTGGCGTGCCGCCGCCGCTGATGCTCGAACTCGGCAAGCGTCACAATGTGCCCGTCGCCGCGCTCGTCGGCACCCGCGACCATGCGCTAGTGCAAGTCCGCGCCGGAGTCGACATCCTCGTCGTCGCGGGCGGCGAAGCGGGCGGTCATTGCGGCGAAGTCGCGACGATGGTGCTGGTGCCCGAGGTCGCGGCGGCGGTCGAGGCGGTCGGCGCGACCACGCCGATCCTCGCCGCGGGCGGCATCGTCACCGGGCGGCAGATGGCGGCGGCGATGGCGATGGGCGCGCACGGCGCGTGGACCGGGTCGGTCTGGCTGACCACCGCCGAGGCCGAGACCAATCCGGTCGTGAAGGAAAAGATGCTCGCCGCCACGGCGCGCGACACGGTGCGATCGAAGAGCCGCACCGGCAAGCCGTCGCGCCAGCTCCGCTCGCCGTGGACCGACGCATGGGAGGCCGAAGGCGCGCCCCGGCCGCTGCCGATGCCGCTCCAGTCGCTGGTCAGCGAGCCGGCGCTGCGCAAGATCGACAAATTGTCCGAAGGCGGCCACGAAGGTGCCAAGGCGCTCGCCACCTATTGGGTCGGCCAGGGGGTCGGCCTGATGAACGAAGCGATGGGGGCCGGGCAGGTCGTGCAAGCCTTCAAGGAAGACTGGATCGCCGCCTGCGAACGCCTGAACGCCTTCGTCGGCGATTGA
- a CDS encoding thioesterase family protein: MSHHPPSETPTLPTAVFVQQDDQWHPTILSRGPWYPGAQHGGAPAALFAHLAEAALSDTEWQLSRLSVELIKPVPVSPLTVRQDVHPGRSTTRITIDLFAEGGLLVARAHALLVRGQPFTPPPELPGWSPSRLLPPPEQCNEPLHIPGMPRSDSFFYTAMEHRIAQGDAAQPGPAAVWFRLAVPLISGQPTSPAMRAAAAADFGSGVSWVLSAEEYLFANADLSLHLHRPAEGEWIGLLAETQAHGGGVGTALTRLYDAHGPIGVATQTLVLRERAPSR, from the coding sequence ATGTCCCACCATCCGCCGTCCGAAACACCCACCCTGCCGACTGCGGTGTTTGTCCAACAGGACGACCAATGGCACCCCACGATCCTGTCGCGCGGTCCATGGTATCCGGGCGCGCAGCATGGCGGCGCGCCCGCCGCCCTGTTTGCGCATCTTGCCGAAGCCGCCCTGTCCGACACCGAATGGCAGTTGTCGCGCCTCAGCGTCGAATTGATCAAGCCGGTTCCGGTTTCGCCGCTCACCGTTCGCCAGGACGTCCATCCCGGACGCTCGACGACGCGGATCACGATCGACCTGTTCGCGGAAGGAGGGCTATTGGTAGCGCGCGCGCATGCGCTGCTCGTGCGCGGGCAGCCCTTTACGCCGCCGCCCGAATTGCCCGGCTGGTCGCCTTCCCGCCTGTTGCCCCCGCCCGAGCAATGCAACGAACCCCTCCATATTCCCGGCATGCCGAGGAGCGATTCCTTTTTTTATACCGCGATGGAGCATCGCATCGCGCAAGGCGACGCCGCGCAGCCGGGGCCTGCGGCGGTGTGGTTCCGGCTGGCGGTCCCGCTGATTTCGGGCCAGCCCACATCACCCGCGATGCGCGCCGCCGCCGCCGCCGATTTCGGCAGCGGCGTCAGCTGGGTGCTGTCGGCGGAAGAGTATCTTTTCGCCAATGCCGATCTCAGCCTGCACCTGCACCGTCCCGCCGAAGGCGAGTGGATCGGGCTGTTAGCTGAAACCCAGGCGCATGGCGGCGGCGTCGGCACCGCGCTAACGCGCCTCTACGACGCGCACGGCCCGATCGGCGTTGCGACGCAGACGCTGGTGCTGCGCGAACGCGCGCCATCGCGATAG
- a CDS encoding GNAT family N-acetyltransferase yields the protein MSAPPTTRLDVTPREAAAICATVRGADLSLLGPMHRLAGPEHIAGLIALLWDPAVSDPIYDLPRPFTHDMIAGWISDARDKQARGEAILAVTVDDRSTVMGYSYFTIWPDRSAAELAGAQRADTQGQGRGKSGAARSFGWMFDHLGVRLIGLTAAQDNVRSARVIEAAGFVAKGERQSVRADGSTRLSLYWELTRDQWRGASQAMD from the coding sequence ATGAGCGCACCCCCCACGACACGGCTCGATGTGACCCCGCGCGAGGCGGCGGCTATATGCGCCACGGTTCGTGGCGCCGACCTTTCGCTCCTCGGCCCGATGCATCGTCTCGCCGGCCCCGAACATATTGCGGGCCTGATCGCGCTTTTGTGGGACCCCGCGGTCTCCGACCCCATTTATGACCTGCCCCGACCGTTTACGCATGACATGATCGCGGGCTGGATTTCGGATGCCCGGGACAAGCAAGCGCGCGGCGAGGCGATATTGGCGGTAACGGTCGATGACCGGAGCACGGTGATGGGCTATTCCTATTTCACCATCTGGCCCGACCGTTCGGCCGCCGAACTTGCCGGTGCGCAGCGCGCCGATACGCAAGGCCAGGGCCGGGGGAAATCGGGCGCAGCGCGCAGTTTTGGATGGATGTTCGACCATCTGGGGGTGCGGCTGATCGGCCTCACCGCCGCCCAGGACAATGTCCGATCCGCCCGCGTGATCGAAGCGGCCGGTTTCGTCGCCAAGGGCGAGCGGCAAAGCGTCAGGGCCGACGGATCGACGCGCCTGTCACTCTATTGGGAACTCACCCGCGATCAATGGCGGGGCGCATCGCAAGCAATGGACTGA
- a CDS encoding peptidylprolyl isomerase — protein MSDQTLTLSLSTGDVVIRLRPDLAPLHVERITQLAGEGFYDDVVFHRVIPGFMAQGGDPTGTGMGGSKLPDLPQEFNAEPHVRGVCSMARSQNPNSANSQFFICFDDARFLDNQYTVWGEVIEGMDNVDALPKGEPPREPGKIVKATVA, from the coding sequence ATGTCCGACCAGACGCTTACCCTTTCGCTGTCGACCGGCGATGTCGTCATCCGCCTGCGCCCCGATCTGGCGCCGCTGCATGTCGAGCGCATCACCCAGCTTGCCGGCGAAGGCTTTTACGACGACGTCGTTTTCCACCGCGTAATCCCCGGTTTCATGGCGCAGGGCGGCGATCCCACGGGCACCGGCATGGGGGGCAGCAAGCTTCCTGACCTGCCGCAGGAGTTCAACGCCGAACCGCACGTCCGCGGCGTCTGCTCGATGGCGCGGTCGCAGAATCCGAACAGCGCGAACAGCCAGTTCTTCATCTGCTTCGACGATGCGCGCTTCCTCGACAACCAGTACACCGTCTGGGGCGAAGTGATCGAAGGCATGGACAATGTCGACGCGCTGCCCAAGGGCGAGCCGCCGCGCGAGCCCGGCAAAATCGTCAAGGCGACAGTGGCCTGA
- the mgtE gene encoding magnesium transporter, with the protein MVITDDREIDRAPLQREAETELDEDDRLKPAFVRDVIDLAEAGEVEAARERVGRLHPADIADLFELVSDEDRPLLAHVLGDMLSPDVLAEMNEHVRERLIDLLAPEQVAEIASELDTDDAVAIIEDMEEDEQQAVLQAMEPEDRAAIEDALSYPEETAGRLMQREYVAVPEHVTVGDVIDRLREDIDLATDFWEIFIVDPMHRPVGTCQLSWILRAPRSVAISDAMKREQTLIPVDMDQEEVALRFQKYALISAAVVDKAGRLVGMITVDDVVHIIQEEAGEDILRLSGAGDGDINEPIAMTIRTRLSWLVVNLGTAMLAASVVGFFEGAIAKFALLAVLMPIVSGMGGNAGTQTLAVTVRAIATNQLTASNTLRMIFREFRIATVNGLSLGVLIGTGTSLIFGNPLLGAVIASAMLINNLVAGLAGILVPVTLDRFDVDPAVSSAVFVTTLTDIMGFFSFLGLAVLSGLTAMG; encoded by the coding sequence ATGGTTATCACCGACGACCGCGAGATCGACCGCGCTCCCTTGCAGCGAGAGGCCGAAACGGAACTTGACGAGGACGACCGGCTGAAACCCGCCTTCGTCCGCGACGTGATCGACCTTGCCGAGGCGGGCGAGGTCGAGGCGGCGCGCGAGCGCGTCGGCCGCCTCCATCCCGCCGATATCGCCGACCTTTTCGAACTGGTATCCGACGAGGATCGGCCGCTTCTCGCGCATGTGCTCGGCGATATGCTGTCGCCCGACGTGCTCGCGGAAATGAACGAGCATGTGCGCGAGCGGCTGATCGACCTGCTCGCGCCCGAACAGGTCGCCGAAATCGCGTCCGAACTCGACACCGACGACGCGGTTGCGATCATTGAGGATATGGAGGAGGACGAGCAGCAGGCCGTCCTCCAGGCGATGGAACCCGAGGATCGCGCCGCGATCGAGGACGCACTATCCTATCCCGAAGAGACCGCCGGGCGCTTGATGCAGCGCGAATATGTGGCGGTGCCGGAGCATGTGACGGTCGGCGACGTCATCGATCGGTTGCGCGAGGATATCGACCTCGCGACCGATTTCTGGGAAATCTTCATCGTCGATCCGATGCACCGCCCGGTCGGCACCTGCCAGCTCAGCTGGATATTGCGCGCGCCGCGCAGCGTCGCGATCAGCGACGCGATGAAGCGCGAACAGACGCTGATCCCGGTCGACATGGACCAGGAAGAGGTCGCGCTGCGCTTTCAGAAATATGCGCTGATCTCCGCCGCCGTCGTCGACAAGGCCGGGCGCCTCGTCGGCATGATCACCGTCGATGACGTCGTCCACATTATCCAGGAAGAGGCGGGCGAGGATATATTGCGCCTGTCGGGCGCCGGCGACGGCGACATCAACGAACCGATCGCGATGACGATCCGCACCCGCCTGAGCTGGCTGGTCGTCAATCTGGGTACCGCGATGCTCGCGGCGTCGGTGGTCGGCTTTTTCGAGGGCGCCATCGCCAAATTCGCGCTGCTGGCGGTGCTGATGCCGATCGTGTCGGGCATGGGCGGCAATGCGGGAACCCAGACGCTCGCGGTCACCGTGCGCGCGATCGCGACCAATCAGCTGACTGCGTCGAACACGTTGCGCATGATCTTCCGCGAATTCCGCATCGCGACGGTGAACGGCCTGTCGCTCGGCGTGCTCATCGGTACCGGCACGTCGTTGATCTTTGGCAATCCGCTGCTCGGCGCCGTCATCGCATCGGCGATGCTGATCAACAATCTGGTCGCGGGGCTTGCCGGCATATTGGTCCCGGTGACGCTCGATCGGTTCGACGTCGACCCTGCGGTCTCGTCGGCCGTTTTCGTGACAACGCTGACCGACATCATGGGCTTTTTCTCGTTCCTCGGCCTCGCGGTACTGAGCGGCCTCACCGCGATGGGGTGA
- a CDS encoding entericidin A/B family lipoprotein — protein sequence MTSVRVILLTLLASFLVAACNTVKGAGRDIESVGQAGSDAIH from the coding sequence ATGACGAGTGTCCGTGTAATCCTCCTCACCTTGCTTGCCAGCTTTCTGGTCGCTGCCTGCAACACGGTGAAAGGGGCTGGCCGCGATATCGAATCGGTCGGCCAGGCGGGTAGCGACGCCATCCACTGA
- the tatC gene encoding twin-arginine translocase subunit TatC has translation MTVETPVTADEDGAGGKMPLLDHLIELRSRLLKSLLAIGVAFGVCLYFARPIFGLLVHPLVAAGQGKLIYTQLFEAFFVEIKVALFAAMMIAFPVIAIQLWKFVAPGLFRQEKRALLPFLFATPVLFAIGACFAYFITIPIALKFLLGYQGEIGGVQQEALPSVGNYLSFIMQFIMAFGIAFLLPILLMLVERAGLVTRAQLISARRYMIVAAFAIAAVFTPPDILSQLLLAIPLVFLYEISIFAIWFTQRKRKTGAEVAPVEPLEEA, from the coding sequence GCCGATGAGGATGGCGCCGGCGGCAAGATGCCGCTGCTTGACCATCTGATCGAGCTGCGCTCGCGGCTGCTCAAGTCGCTGCTCGCGATTGGCGTCGCATTCGGGGTCTGCCTCTATTTCGCGCGGCCGATCTTCGGCCTCCTTGTCCACCCGCTCGTTGCGGCGGGGCAGGGCAAGCTGATCTACACCCAGTTGTTCGAGGCTTTTTTCGTCGAAATCAAAGTTGCGCTGTTCGCCGCGATGATGATCGCTTTTCCGGTGATCGCGATCCAGCTTTGGAAATTCGTCGCGCCGGGCCTCTTTCGCCAGGAAAAGCGGGCATTGCTGCCCTTCCTTTTCGCGACCCCGGTGCTGTTCGCGATCGGCGCCTGCTTCGCCTATTTCATCACGATCCCGATCGCGCTCAAATTCCTGCTCGGTTATCAGGGTGAAATCGGCGGGGTGCAGCAGGAGGCGCTACCCTCCGTCGGCAATTATCTGAGCTTCATCATGCAGTTCATCATGGCGTTCGGTATCGCCTTCCTGCTGCCGATCCTGTTGATGCTGGTCGAGCGCGCCGGGCTCGTGACCCGCGCGCAGCTGATTTCGGCGCGGCGCTACATGATCGTCGCCGCTTTCGCGATCGCGGCGGTGTTCACGCCGCCCGATATACTGAGCCAACTCCTGCTCGCGATCCCGCTGGTCTTTCTTTACGAGATTTCGATCTTCGCGATCTGGTTCACGCAGCGCAAACGCAAAACAGGCGCCGAAGTGGCGCCTGTCGAGCCTCTCGAAGAGGCTTAG